Below is a genomic region from Xylophilus sp. GW821-FHT01B05.
GCAGTGACGGGATAACATTGCCTTCCCTCCGGCGTGGGCACCGAAATTGCTGCAATTTGCAGCGGCCCTGCCGCCCAGCCCACCCACGCCATGGCCCCCGCTCTGCAGAATATTTCCGAATGCCAGGCACTGGTCATTGACAACAACCTGGTGTCGCGCGGCATCCTGGTGTCGCAGCTGCGCGAGTACGGCATTGGCAAGGTGACGCAGTGCCACCGCGTGCTGGAGGCACGGGCCCGGCTGGAGCTGACGCAGTTCGACTTCGTGCTGTGCGAGCAGCGCTTCGGCGACGACGGCTATTCAGGCCAGGCCTTGCTGGACGACCTGCGGCGCGCACAGTTACTGCCCTTCTCCACCGTCTTCTTCATGGTGACCGGCGAGGCTTCCTATGCCAGCGTGGCCGAGGCGGCGGAGTCCGCACTCGACGGCTATCTGCTCAAGCCCTTCACCGCTGCTGCGCTGTTCGAACGGCTGAATGCGGCCCGGCTGCGCAAGGCCCACCTGCAGCCGATCTTCGCCGCCATCGAGGCTCAGGACTTCGACCGCGCCGCACAGCTGTGCCTGCAGTGCTTCGACAAGCGCGCGCCCTACTGGCTCTATGCGGCGCGCATCGGCACCGAGCTGCTGCTGCGCCTGGGCCGGCACGACGAGGCGCATGCGCTGTGCAAGGCGGTCATCCGGGCCAAGGCGCTGCCCTGGGCCAAACTGGGCGTGGCGCGGGTTCAGATCGAATCGGGCCAGACGGTCAAAGCCCTCAGCACGCTGGAGCGACTGCTGGGCGAGGACAACGGCTTTGCCGACGCCTACGACGTGATGGGTGCCGCACAGGTCGAGCTCGGCCGCTTCGATGAGGCCCTGGAAACCTACCGCACCGCGGCCGAACTCACGCCCGACTCGGTGGTGCGGCTGCAGAAGCACGGGATGATGGCCTACTACCTTGGCGACCGGGCCACGGCCGGCCGCGTGCTGGCCCGTGCCGCGACACTGGGCGCCGGCTCCAAGATGTTTGACCCGCAATCCCTGGTGTTGCTGGCTTTTGCCTCGTTCCAGGACAAGGACCGCAAGGCGCTGGATCGCTGCATTACAGACTTCCAGCGCCTGCAGGAGCGCCAACCCGAAGACCTGCGGCTGCAGCGCTTCCGCGAGGTGGTGGGTTGCCTGCAACTGATCCATTCGCGCCAGGTGGGCGCTGCGGTCGCATCCGTGCGCGCTCTGGTAGCCACCATGCGCCGCCCCGACTTCGACTTCGAGGCCGCCTGCAACCTCGCAGGCCTGCTGTCCGTGCTGGTCAGCACCTCGGTCGAACTGCCGGACAGCACCGACTGGGTGCGCACCCTGGGCCTGCGCTATGCCAGCTCACGCGGCCTGGGCGAACTGCTGGCCACCGCCTGCGTGGCCCATGCGCCACATGCGGACTTGCTGCGCCAATGCCACCTGCAGATCAACCAGATGGCCGAAGGCGCCATGGCCCTGAGCCTGGCCGGTCGGCCGCAGGATGCTGTGCGCAGCCTGCAGCAGGCGGCGCAGGCCACGCTCAACGGCAAGCTCGCCGACCTTGCCCAGCAAGTCCTGGCCCGGCACCGCGCCCGCATTCCTGACGCGGCGACGCTGCAGGCCGGCATCGCCGAACTGCGCAGCAACTGCGGTACACCGCCGCGCCGCGCCACACTGACCCAGGACCGCCGGCAGCCAGGCGGCCTGACGCTGCGTGTGGCGACCGAGCTGCCCGCACTGTCACCGGCGGTAGGCTAAGCAAAACGCGGCAGCATCAGGATCGCCTCCGCATTCGAGGGTGAAAAGCAGCGGTCCGCCGCCGCGCGATAAGGCAGCCACTCAAAATCCGTGTGCTCACGCGGTGCCAGGCGCACCGGCGTGCCGGCCGGCACGCGCAGGCCAAACAGGTGCTCGGTGTTGTGCGTGACCTCCGGCGCATAGCGGTGGCGCCACTGCGGGTAGATCGGGTAGACGTTCTCCAGTTGCCAATCGGTTAGCACGCAGCCCGTGCCCAGGGCGGCAATGCCTGTTTCCTCGGCCACCTCGCGGATCGCCGTTTCGCGGAAATCCTCCTGCAGATGATCCTTGCTGCCGGTGACCGACTGCCAGTGCTCGCCAGCGTCAGTGCGGCGGATCAGCAGCACGTCCAGAGCGGCGGTATGGATCACCACCAGCACGGACTGCGGGAGTTTGAATGGGCGAGGAGCTTGCATAGGCGAGGCAGAGAGCGAAAAAAAGGCACCCGAAGGTGCCTTTTCTACAGGACGGCGCAATATTACGCGGCCGCCACCGGGTTGCGCAGCTTGATGTGCAGCTCGCGCAATTGCTTCTCGTCGACCACGCTCGGCGCCTGGGTCAGCAGGCACTGGGCACGCTGGGTCTTGGGGAAGGCGATCACGTCGCGGATCGACTCGGCCTTGGTCATCAGGGTGACGATGCGGTCCAGGCCGAAGGCCAGACCACCGTGCGGCGGCGCGCCGTACTGCAGTGCGTCGAGCAGGAAGCCGAACTTCTCCTGTGCTTCGTCGGGCGTGATCTTGAGCGCGTCGAACACCTTCTTCTGCACGTCGGCACGGTGGATACGGACCGAGCCGCCACCCATTTCCCAGCCGTTCAGGACCATGTCGTAGCCCTTGGAGATGCATTTGCCCGGATCGGTCACCATCCAGTCCTCATGGCCGTCCTTGGGGGCGGTGAAGGGGTGGTGCACGGCGTTCCAGCGGTCGGCTTCGTCGTCGTACTCGAACATCGGGAAGTCCACCACCCACAGCGGTGCCCAACGGTCTTCGAACAGGCCGTTCTTCTTGCCGAACTCGCTGTGGCCGATCTTGATGCGCAGCGCGCCGATGGCGTCGTTGACGACTTTTTCCTTGTCGGCACCAAAGAACAGTAGGTCGCCGTCCTGTGCGCCAGTACGCTTGAGGATCTCGGCAATCGCCTTGTCGTGGATGTTCTTCACGATCGGCGACTGCAGGCCATCGCGGCCCTTGGCCAGTTCATTGACCTTGATGTAGGCCAGGCCCTTGGCGCCGTAGATCTTGACGAATTCAGTGTAGGCGTCGATTTCGCCACGGCTCAGGCCGCCGACCTCGCGCGCGCCGCCGGGCACGCGCAGGGCCACCACGCGGCCGCCCTTCATGTTGGCGGCGCCCGAGAAGACCTTGAAGTCGACATCGCCCATGACATCGGTCAGCTCGGTGAATTCGAGCTTGACGCGCAGGTCCGGCTTGTCGGAACCGAAGCGGTGCGCGGCATCCTGGTAGGTCATGATCGGGAATTCGCCCAGATCCACGCCCAACGTGTTCTTGAACACCTTGACGATCATTTCCTGGAACAGCTCGCGGATGTCCTCTTCCGTCAGAAACGAGGTCTCGATATCGATCTGCGTGAATTCCGGCTGGCGGTCGGCGCGCAGGTCTTCGTCGCGGAAGCACTTGGTGATCTGGTAGTAGCGGTCAAAGCCCGACACCATCAGCAATTGCTTGAACAGCTGGGGCGACTGCGGCAGCGCAAAGAAATGGCCGTCATGCACGCGGCTGGGCACCAGGTAGTCGCGCGCCCCTTCAGGTGTGCTCTTGGTCAGCATCGGCGTCTCGATGTCGATGAAGCCGTGGCCGTCCAGGAACTTGCGCACCTCCATCGCCACCTTGTAGCGCAGCATGAGGTTGTTCTGCATGTAGGGGCGGCGCAGGTCCAGCACGCGATGGGTCAGGCGCGTGGTTTCGCTCAGGTTCTCGTCGTCGATCTGGAACGGCGGCGTGACGGAGGCGTTCAGCACCACCAGCTCATGCGCCAGCACTTCGATCTTGCCGCTCTTCAGGCCATCGTTGACGGTGCCAGCCGGGCGCTCGCGCACGATGCCCTTGATCTGCACGCAGAACTCGTTGCGGACTTCTTCGGCGACCTTGAAGGTCTCGGCACGGTCCGGGTCGCACACCACCTGCACATAACCTTCGCGGTCGCGCAGGTCGATGAAGATGACACCGCCATGGTCGCGGCGGCGGTTCACCCAGCCGCAGAGGGTGACGGTTTGGCCCAGGAGGGCTTCGGTCACAAGACCGCAGTAGTGGGAGCGCATAGCCATAGTGAGATTCCGGCGCCGTCGCGGCGCGTTACGTTACTTGGGTTGAGACGGGCCGACAGGCACGACCACGCCCATGGACACGATGTACTTGAGCGCGGCATCGACGCTCATGTCCAGTTCGATGCAGTCGCTGCGCCGCAGCATGACGAAATAGCCGCCGGTGGGGTTCGGCGTGGTGGGCACATAGACGCTCAGGAAATCGTCGCGCAGGTAGGTGGCAACATCGCCGCCTGGTGAACCGGTGACAAAGCCCACCGTCCACACGCCCTCGCGCGGCCACTGCACCAGCACCGCAGTGCGAAAGGCATTGCCGCTCTCGGAGAACAGCGTGTCCGACACCTGCTTGACGCTGGTGTAGATCGAGCGCACCACCGGGATGCGGCCAAGCACCGAGTCACCCCAGCGCACCAACTGCTTGCCGACGAAGTTGCTGGTGACAGCACCGACCACCAGCAGGATCAGCAGCGTCAACACCACGCCAAAACCGGGAATGTGAAAGCCCAGCAAACGGTCGGGATGCCAGGTGGCCGGCAGGATCAGCAGCGTCTGATCCAGCGTGCCGACGATCCAGTCGAGCACCCAGATGGTGATCGCCAGCGGCACGATGACCAGCAGGCCCGCAAACAACCATTTGCGCAAGGCAGTCATCCAGTCCGCCTTAGCTGTCGCCGCCGCCGCTGCTGGGCGCAGGCGCAGGGGTTGCAGCAGCCGCTGGAGCCGCCGCCGGGGCGTCGGCCTTGGGTGCCGCAGCAGCGCCCTCGGGCTTGGCTGCGTCGGCCGGCTTGTCGCCGCCACTCTTGCCAGCACCGGCCTTGTTGCCGTCGCGGAAGTCGGTCACGTACCAACCCGAGCCCTTGAGCTGAAAACCCGCAGCCGTCACCTGCTTGCGAAACGTGTCAGCGCCGCAGGACGGGCAGACCGTGAGCGGCGCGTCCGACATCTTCTGCAGTGCATCCTTGCTGAACCCGCAGGACTCGCATTTGTAGGCGTAAAGGGGCATGACAGTGGGGTAAAAACCGAAAATCAATAGTTGGCCGGGCCGGCCAACAAAACCCTCGATTATAGGCGGCGCCCCTATGCCTGCCG
It encodes:
- a CDS encoding DUF502 domain-containing protein; translation: MTALRKWLFAGLLVIVPLAITIWVLDWIVGTLDQTLLILPATWHPDRLLGFHIPGFGVVLTLLILLVVGAVTSNFVGKQLVRWGDSVLGRIPVVRSIYTSVKQVSDTLFSESGNAFRTAVLVQWPREGVWTVGFVTGSPGGDVATYLRDDFLSVYVPTTPNPTGGYFVMLRRSDCIELDMSVDAALKYIVSMGVVVPVGPSQPK
- a CDS encoding tetratricopeptide repeat protein — encoded protein: MAPALQNISECQALVIDNNLVSRGILVSQLREYGIGKVTQCHRVLEARARLELTQFDFVLCEQRFGDDGYSGQALLDDLRRAQLLPFSTVFFMVTGEASYASVAEAAESALDGYLLKPFTAAALFERLNAARLRKAHLQPIFAAIEAQDFDRAAQLCLQCFDKRAPYWLYAARIGTELLLRLGRHDEAHALCKAVIRAKALPWAKLGVARVQIESGQTVKALSTLERLLGEDNGFADAYDVMGAAQVELGRFDEALETYRTAAELTPDSVVRLQKHGMMAYYLGDRATAGRVLARAATLGAGSKMFDPQSLVLLAFASFQDKDRKALDRCITDFQRLQERQPEDLRLQRFREVVGCLQLIHSRQVGAAVASVRALVATMRRPDFDFEAACNLAGLLSVLVSTSVELPDSTDWVRTLGLRYASSRGLGELLATACVAHAPHADLLRQCHLQINQMAEGAMALSLAGRPQDAVRSLQQAAQATLNGKLADLAQQVLARHRARIPDAATLQAGIAELRSNCGTPPRRATLTQDRRQPGGLTLRVATELPALSPAVG
- the nudB gene encoding dihydroneopterin triphosphate diphosphatase, whose translation is MQAPRPFKLPQSVLVVIHTAALDVLLIRRTDAGEHWQSVTGSKDHLQEDFRETAIREVAEETGIAALGTGCVLTDWQLENVYPIYPQWRHRYAPEVTHNTEHLFGLRVPAGTPVRLAPREHTDFEWLPYRAAADRCFSPSNAEAILMLPRFA
- a CDS encoding FmdB family zinc ribbon protein, with the translated sequence MPLYAYKCESCGFSKDALQKMSDAPLTVCPSCGADTFRKQVTAAGFQLKGSGWYVTDFRDGNKAGAGKSGGDKPADAAKPEGAAAAPKADAPAAAPAAAATPAPAPSSGGGDS
- the aspS gene encoding aspartate--tRNA ligase, encoding MAMRSHYCGLVTEALLGQTVTLCGWVNRRRDHGGVIFIDLRDREGYVQVVCDPDRAETFKVAEEVRNEFCVQIKGIVRERPAGTVNDGLKSGKIEVLAHELVVLNASVTPPFQIDDENLSETTRLTHRVLDLRRPYMQNNLMLRYKVAMEVRKFLDGHGFIDIETPMLTKSTPEGARDYLVPSRVHDGHFFALPQSPQLFKQLLMVSGFDRYYQITKCFRDEDLRADRQPEFTQIDIETSFLTEEDIRELFQEMIVKVFKNTLGVDLGEFPIMTYQDAAHRFGSDKPDLRVKLEFTELTDVMGDVDFKVFSGAANMKGGRVVALRVPGGAREVGGLSRGEIDAYTEFVKIYGAKGLAYIKVNELAKGRDGLQSPIVKNIHDKAIAEILKRTGAQDGDLLFFGADKEKVVNDAIGALRIKIGHSEFGKKNGLFEDRWAPLWVVDFPMFEYDDEADRWNAVHHPFTAPKDGHEDWMVTDPGKCISKGYDMVLNGWEMGGGSVRIHRADVQKKVFDALKITPDEAQEKFGFLLDALQYGAPPHGGLAFGLDRIVTLMTKAESIRDVIAFPKTQRAQCLLTQAPSVVDEKQLRELHIKLRNPVAAA